One window from the genome of Pseudonocardia hierapolitana encodes:
- a CDS encoding TIGR03667 family PPOX class F420-dependent oxidoreductase, with translation MTFALPDTEFGARAARHLTEDVVAWLTLVDASGTPQPAPVWFLWDDSSILVYSHGEAKRLAHLRANPRVALHFDGNGTGSDIVVLTGEAEIVPDEPPVSQNPGYLAKYGDRITAGWQTAEKFASIYSAPVRIRPKRLRGH, from the coding sequence ATGACGTTCGCACTTCCCGACACCGAGTTCGGCGCCCGCGCGGCCCGGCACCTGACGGAGGACGTCGTCGCGTGGCTCACGCTCGTCGACGCATCGGGCACTCCGCAGCCTGCGCCCGTCTGGTTCCTGTGGGACGACTCGTCGATCCTCGTCTACAGCCACGGCGAGGCGAAGCGGCTCGCGCACCTGCGGGCCAACCCGCGCGTCGCGCTGCATTTCGACGGCAACGGCACCGGCAGCGACATCGTCGTGCTGACCGGTGAGGCGGAGATCGTGCCGGACGAGCCGCCCGTGTCGCAGAACCCCGGGTACCTGGCCAAGTACGGCGATCGGATCACGGCGGGGTGGCAGACGGCGGAGAAATTCGCGTCGATCTACTCGGCGCCGGTGCGCATCCGTCCGAAGCGGCTGCGCGGGCACTGA
- a CDS encoding TetR/AcrR family transcriptional regulator — translation MSVTGGGAGLPEPLRRAWGVSRPAPTRGPKASLTLRRIVETAVELGDAEGVEAVSLTRVAGRLGVTPNALYRHLGSREELHVLAREHALGVPGPRRRTPVPWDAAVIAWATALRARYLEHPWLVDGPVRLPVTPNALTWFEALLEALEPAPFGTPEKLRVAALLDGFVRAGVRAERDLASREPPLPAGAPLVGAVAQLLPDYDLPLVAELFAQGRYQEPSDGSTAEDFRFGLACIVTGIAAGGPKLFTGEIPTPQAPDRTTARDAPPE, via the coding sequence ATGTCCGTGACGGGGGGCGGCGCGGGGCTGCCCGAACCGCTGCGCAGGGCGTGGGGTGTCTCCCGTCCGGCCCCGACGCGCGGGCCGAAGGCGTCCCTCACGCTGCGGCGCATCGTCGAGACGGCCGTCGAGCTGGGCGACGCCGAGGGGGTCGAGGCCGTCTCGCTCACCCGGGTGGCGGGCCGGCTCGGCGTCACCCCGAACGCCCTCTACCGCCACCTCGGCTCCCGCGAGGAGCTGCACGTGCTCGCCAGGGAGCACGCGCTCGGCGTGCCCGGCCCGCGCCGGCGCACCCCGGTGCCCTGGGACGCTGCGGTGATCGCGTGGGCGACGGCGCTGCGCGCGCGGTACCTCGAGCACCCGTGGCTCGTCGACGGTCCGGTCCGGCTGCCGGTGACCCCGAACGCGCTCACCTGGTTCGAGGCGCTGCTCGAGGCGCTGGAGCCCGCCCCGTTCGGCACGCCGGAGAAGCTGAGGGTCGCCGCGCTGCTCGACGGTTTCGTCCGCGCAGGCGTCCGGGCCGAGCGCGACCTCGCTTCCCGCGAGCCACCGCTCCCGGCGGGCGCCCCGCTCGTCGGCGCCGTTGCGCAGCTGCTCCCCGACTACGACCTCCCGCTCGTGGCCGAGCTGTTCGCGCAGGGCCGCTACCAGGAGCCGTCCGACGGGAGCACCGCGGAGGACTTCCGGTTCGGGCTCGCGTGCATCGTCACCGGCATCGCGGCGGGCGGTCCGAAACTGTTCACGGGGGAAATCCCCACCCCGCAGGCACCGGATCGCACCACCGCCCGGGACGCCCCTCCCGAATGA
- a CDS encoding amidohydrolase family protein → MQGRISRRSVLATGLAWGAIGAVGCAAEPPAPPLPRPAPPPADGVIAIAGVTVVDVDGGRLRPRSTVLVRGERITEVGPAARVRVPPGATVVDGTGKFLVPGLADMHVHSVPLERTFPPLYLVNGVTTVREMGGNPDAVTYRDRVVAGTAFGPRSQATRVLVDGAPSLWEGIGPPYISVADAAQARAAVREQQAAGADFIKVYTRLSPEAFHAIADETRALGMPFLGHCSDFVPLPDASDAGIRSIEHLWQFWYATSREEARLRRDVAAVPIAGGEYGGWYVKMHEAEYAAARSTDRRKAARILDRLAVNGTFVTPTLVQHRVADTPSTVRVDDPRARYLPTAYAEVMKVQLQQIYMQGRTPAQNVERRELFERRMDLVPRLAEAGVPLLAGTDTGTPSLVPGFALHEELELLVRAGLTPAQALRAATLEPARYLGLEDEQGTIAPGKVADLVLLDADPLRDITNTTRIDAVVVRGCLLDGAAREQMLDDVLTAAEDPAAAAAPAPTVCACCR, encoded by the coding sequence ATGCAGGGCAGGATCAGCCGGAGGTCGGTGCTGGCCACCGGGTTGGCGTGGGGCGCGATCGGCGCCGTCGGGTGCGCGGCGGAACCACCGGCACCCCCACTCCCCCGACCCGCGCCTCCTCCGGCGGACGGCGTGATCGCGATCGCGGGCGTGACGGTCGTCGACGTGGACGGCGGGCGCCTGCGGCCGAGGTCCACGGTGCTGGTGCGGGGCGAGCGGATCACGGAGGTGGGACCGGCTGCCCGGGTGCGGGTCCCACCCGGGGCGACCGTCGTCGACGGCACCGGGAAGTTCCTCGTGCCCGGCCTCGCGGACATGCACGTCCACAGCGTGCCGCTCGAGCGGACCTTCCCGCCGCTGTACCTGGTCAACGGGGTCACGACCGTGCGGGAGATGGGCGGCAACCCGGACGCGGTCACCTACCGGGACCGCGTGGTGGCGGGCACGGCGTTCGGTCCGCGCTCGCAGGCGACCAGGGTGCTCGTCGACGGGGCACCCTCGCTGTGGGAGGGCATCGGCCCCCCGTACATCTCCGTCGCCGACGCCGCGCAGGCCCGGGCCGCCGTTCGCGAGCAGCAGGCGGCGGGCGCCGACTTCATCAAGGTCTACACGAGGTTGAGCCCCGAGGCCTTCCACGCGATCGCCGACGAGACCCGCGCGCTCGGCATGCCGTTCCTCGGGCACTGCTCGGACTTCGTGCCGCTCCCCGACGCGAGCGACGCCGGGATCCGCAGCATCGAACACCTCTGGCAGTTCTGGTACGCGACGTCGCGCGAGGAGGCTCGGCTGCGCCGCGACGTGGCCGCCGTCCCGATCGCAGGCGGCGAGTACGGCGGCTGGTACGTCAAGATGCACGAGGCCGAGTACGCGGCCGCGCGCAGCACGGACCGGCGCAAGGCCGCCCGGATCCTCGACCGCCTCGCCGTGAACGGCACGTTCGTCACGCCGACGCTGGTGCAGCACCGCGTCGCGGACACCCCGTCCACGGTGCGGGTCGACGATCCCCGCGCCCGCTACCTGCCGACGGCGTACGCCGAGGTCATGAAGGTGCAGCTGCAGCAGATCTACATGCAGGGGCGCACGCCCGCGCAGAACGTCGAGCGCCGCGAGCTGTTCGAGCGGCGGATGGACCTCGTGCCCCGGTTGGCCGAGGCGGGCGTGCCGCTGCTGGCAGGCACCGACACCGGCACGCCGTCCCTGGTGCCCGGCTTCGCGCTGCACGAGGAGCTCGAGCTGCTGGTGCGCGCCGGTCTCACCCCGGCGCAGGCGCTGCGGGCCGCCACCCTGGAGCCCGCGCGCTACCTCGGTCTCGAGGACGAGCAGGGCACGATCGCACCGGGGAAGGTCGCCGACCTGGTGCTGCTCGACGCCGACCCGCTGCGGGACATCACCAACACGACGCGGATCGACGCTGTGGTGGTGCGCGGCTGCCTCCTCGACGGCGCTGCCCGCGAGCAGATGCTCGACGACGTGCTCACCGCGGCGGAGGACCCGGCGGCAGCGGCGGCGCCGGCGCCCACGGTCTGCGCCTGCTGCCGCTGA